In Blautia wexlerae DSM 19850, a single window of DNA contains:
- the atpA gene encoding F0F1 ATP synthase subunit alpha has protein sequence MNPDEIISILKEEIKNYDEISKDQEVGTVISVGDGIATVHGIDHAMYGEVVTFENGLKGMVQDIRANSIGCILFGKDTGIKEGTKVARTQKQAGVPVGDAFIGRIVNALGAPIDGKGEIKADGYRPVENPAPGIIDRKSVTVPLETGILSIDSMFPIGRGQRELIIGDRQTGKTSVALDTILNQKGKDVICIYVAIGQKASTVAKIVSTLEKHGAMDYTTVFSSTASDCAPLQYIVPYAGTALAEYFMYKGKDVLMVYDDLSKHAVAYRALSLLLERSPGREAYPGDVFYLHSRLLERSSRLNEKAGGGSITALPIIETQAGDLSAYIPTNVISITDGQIFLESDLFNSGMRPAVNVGLSVSRVGGAAQAKAMKKAAGSVRIDLAQYREMEIFTQFSSDLDEATTQQLKYGSGLMELLKQPLSSPLSLHEQVITLCAATHKAMMDVETKKMKKYQRDMLDYFDSAYPEIGREIEEKRQLPDELAEKIVKVAEEFADKSR, from the coding sequence ATGAATCCAGATGAAATCATTTCGATTCTGAAAGAAGAAATTAAGAATTATGACGAAATCAGCAAGGACCAGGAAGTAGGAACAGTCATCTCCGTCGGAGATGGTATCGCCACGGTACATGGTATTGATCATGCTATGTATGGCGAGGTTGTAACCTTTGAGAATGGTCTGAAAGGTATGGTTCAGGATATCCGTGCAAACAGCATCGGATGTATTCTGTTCGGTAAAGATACAGGGATTAAAGAAGGAACAAAGGTAGCAAGAACCCAGAAGCAGGCAGGTGTGCCTGTAGGTGACGCTTTTATCGGAAGGATCGTAAACGCTCTGGGAGCGCCGATCGATGGTAAAGGTGAGATCAAGGCAGACGGGTATCGTCCGGTAGAGAATCCGGCACCTGGAATTATTGACAGAAAATCTGTAACAGTTCCTCTGGAAACAGGTATTCTTTCTATTGACTCCATGTTCCCCATCGGCCGTGGCCAGCGTGAGCTGATCATCGGTGACAGACAGACAGGTAAGACTTCCGTTGCACTGGATACCATTCTGAACCAGAAAGGCAAAGATGTAATCTGTATCTATGTTGCAATCGGACAGAAAGCTTCCACAGTAGCTAAGATCGTATCTACTCTGGAGAAACATGGTGCTATGGACTATACAACAGTATTCTCCTCTACAGCCAGTGACTGTGCACCGCTTCAGTATATTGTTCCTTATGCAGGTACTGCACTTGCTGAGTACTTTATGTATAAGGGAAAAGATGTATTAATGGTTTATGATGATTTATCCAAGCATGCGGTTGCATATCGTGCACTGTCACTGCTTCTGGAACGTTCACCGGGACGTGAGGCTTATCCTGGAGATGTATTCTATCTCCATTCCAGATTACTGGAGCGTTCCAGCCGTCTGAATGAAAAGGCCGGCGGTGGTTCTATCACTGCACTTCCTATCATTGAGACACAGGCAGGTGACCTTTCCGCTTATATTCCTACAAACGTTATTTCCATCACAGATGGTCAGATCTTCCTGGAGAGTGATCTGTTTAACTCCGGTATGCGTCCGGCGGTTAACGTAGGTCTTTCCGTATCCCGAGTTGGTGGTGCTGCACAGGCAAAAGCCATGAAGAAAGCAGCAGGAAGTGTCCGTATCGATCTGGCTCAGTATCGTGAGATGGAAATCTTTACACAGTTCAGTTCTGATCTGGACGAGGCTACAACTCAGCAGCTGAAATACGGAAGCGGACTTATGGAGCTTCTGAAACAGCCGCTTTCAAGCCCATTAAGTCTTCATGAGCAGGTCATCACTCTTTGTGCGGCAACACACAAGGCAATGATGGATGTGGAAACTAAGAAGATGAAGAAGTATCAGAGAGATATGCTGGACTACTTTGACAGTGCTTATCCGGAAATCGGAAGAGAGATCGAGGAGAAGAGACAGCTTCCGGATGAACTGGCAGAAAAGATCGTGAAAGTGGCAGAAGAATTTGCAGATAAGAGCAGGTAG
- a CDS encoding GNAT family N-acetyltransferase has protein sequence METTIKQIEDMSLNAWPSHKMELYDGWILRFSYFYTHRTNSVEQFGNSTLTWREKIPYCESVYKRLGTPAVFKISPLVSPDFDYVLENRGYAIQHTTNVMAMSMNAAHLDTPYPDVTFCDNIPSEWIESLFRLKNTTNPIHRKVVPSMYQAILKETICASIRMDNQIIATGLGILDRDYIGIYAIHVKEEYRKHGYARQICTGLLKEGMKKGAQNAYLQVVEGNDNARALYKSLGFHQLYTYWFRVQPDENGNFPPEK, from the coding sequence ATGGAAACTACAATTAAACAGATTGAAGATATGTCTCTGAATGCCTGGCCATCTCACAAGATGGAATTATACGACGGCTGGATCCTGAGATTTTCTTATTTTTATACACACAGAACCAACAGCGTAGAACAGTTCGGCAATTCCACCCTCACCTGGCGGGAAAAAATCCCATATTGTGAAAGCGTATATAAGCGTCTGGGAACCCCCGCTGTATTTAAGATCAGTCCTCTTGTCTCTCCTGACTTTGATTATGTTCTGGAGAATCGGGGATATGCCATCCAGCATACCACCAATGTCATGGCAATGAGCATGAACGCCGCACATCTGGATACTCCATATCCTGATGTAACCTTCTGTGACAATATTCCCTCCGAATGGATTGAAAGTCTGTTCCGTTTAAAAAACACCACCAATCCCATCCACCGGAAGGTTGTTCCATCTATGTATCAGGCAATCCTCAAGGAAACCATCTGTGCTTCCATCCGCATGGACAACCAGATCATCGCAACCGGACTTGGTATTCTGGACAGAGATTATATCGGCATCTATGCCATCCATGTCAAAGAAGAATACCGCAAACATGGCTATGCCCGTCAGATCTGCACCGGACTTCTGAAAGAAGGAATGAAAAAAGGTGCACAGAATGCATATCTTCAGGTTGTAGAAGGAAATGACAATGCCCGCGCTCTTTATAAATCGCTGGGGTTTCATCAGCTATACACCTACTGGTTCCGCGTGCAGCCGGATGAGAACGGAAATTTCCCGCCTGAGAAATAA
- the atpF gene encoding F0F1 ATP synthase subunit B, translating to MIEININLVFTIINLIVLYLLMKKFLFGPILNVMEQRKNMIDQQFASAKDTEEQAYELKGKYEDALKSAKDESMRIVNQAKDEAKVQAERIVKDANTQAGTMLDKAKADIRTEQENAMKAMESRVAEIALDAASKIMGEKNSSQQDLSLYDQFIKEAGDSNDGNKH from the coding sequence GTGATCGAGATTAACATCAACCTGGTCTTTACAATTATTAACCTGATTGTTCTTTATCTTTTAATGAAAAAGTTCTTATTTGGTCCGATCCTCAATGTGATGGAGCAGAGAAAAAACATGATCGACCAGCAGTTCGCAAGTGCCAAAGATACAGAAGAACAGGCATATGAACTGAAAGGCAAATATGAAGATGCACTGAAATCTGCGAAAGACGAATCCATGCGTATTGTAAACCAGGCGAAGGATGAGGCAAAAGTACAGGCTGAGCGTATTGTAAAAGATGCAAACACACAGGCTGGTACAATGCTTGACAAAGCAAAGGCAGATATCAGGACAGAGCAGGAAAATGCTATGAAGGCTATGGAAAGCAGAGTGGCAGAGATCGCGCTGGATGCAGCCTCAAAGATCATGGGAGAGAAAAACAGCAGTCAGCAGGATTTGTCCCTTTATGACCAGTTTATAAAAGAGGCAGGTGATTCCAATGACGGAAACAAGCATTAA
- a CDS encoding LrgB family protein encodes MTQFMSNSLFFGAAISLIAYEAGLLLKRKFKMAIFNPLLIAIIAVIAVLCLLHIDYDTYNQSGQYISYLLTPATVCLAVPLYQQMELLKKNLKAVIIGIVSGVLASLVSVLILAKLFSLSHEQYVTLLPKSITTAIGMGVSEELGGIVTITVAVIIITGVLGNMIAETVIKLARIEEPIAKGLALGTSAHAIGTAKAMELGEIEGAMSSLAIAVAGLLTVVGASVFAQFM; translated from the coding sequence ATGACACAATTTATGAGTAATTCCCTGTTTTTTGGTGCAGCGATCAGTCTGATCGCATATGAGGCAGGACTTCTTTTGAAAAGAAAATTTAAGATGGCAATTTTTAATCCACTTCTGATTGCGATCATTGCAGTAATAGCGGTGCTTTGTTTACTGCATATTGATTATGACACCTATAATCAGAGCGGTCAGTATATCAGCTACCTGCTCACACCTGCAACGGTCTGCCTGGCAGTTCCGCTGTATCAGCAGATGGAACTTCTGAAAAAGAATCTGAAAGCTGTAATCATTGGAATTGTTTCCGGTGTGCTTGCCAGTCTGGTCAGTGTGCTGATCCTTGCAAAGCTGTTCAGCCTGAGTCATGAACAGTATGTAACACTTCTTCCGAAGTCTATTACAACTGCCATCGGAATGGGCGTTTCTGAAGAACTTGGAGGCATTGTGACTATTACGGTTGCAGTTATTATTATTACCGGTGTTCTTGGAAATATGATCGCAGAGACTGTGATCAAACTTGCGCGTATTGAAGAACCAATCGCTAAGGGCCTGGCACTTGGAACCTCTGCCCATGCTATCGGTACTGCAAAGGCAATGGAGCTGGGAGAAATAGAAGGTGCCATGAGCAGCCTTGCGATTGCGGTTGCAGGTCTGCTGACAGTTGTAGGTGCGTCTGTGTTTGCTCAGTTTATGTAA
- a CDS encoding F0F1 ATP synthase subunit A, with product MEELQCKTVFTIPVFGGIPVAESVAVTWVIMAVLLILSLVLVRNLSVENPGKKQLLLETGVSFLHNFFKDILGEEGKMYIPYLMTVVIYIGIANIFGVFGFVPPTKDLNCTIGLAITSIFLIEYAGFHKKGLKGFLKSFAEPAPIMLPINILEVVIRPTSLCMRLFGNVLGSYVVMKLLEFICPAVLPIPFSLYFDFFDGFIQAYVFVFLTSLFIKEAIE from the coding sequence ATGGAAGAACTTCAATGTAAGACAGTTTTTACCATACCGGTGTTTGGAGGAATACCAGTTGCAGAGTCAGTAGCAGTGACATGGGTGATCATGGCAGTGCTTTTAATTTTGTCATTGGTGCTCGTAAGAAACCTGAGTGTGGAAAACCCCGGTAAGAAACAGCTTTTGCTGGAAACCGGTGTCAGTTTTCTTCATAACTTCTTTAAGGATATCCTTGGAGAAGAGGGAAAAATGTATATTCCCTATCTGATGACAGTTGTCATTTACATTGGAATTGCAAACATTTTCGGTGTGTTTGGATTTGTACCGCCTACAAAGGATTTAAACTGTACGATCGGTCTTGCGATCACAAGTATTTTTCTGATCGAGTATGCAGGATTCCATAAGAAAGGTCTGAAAGGCTTTCTTAAAAGCTTCGCAGAGCCGGCACCGATCATGCTGCCGATTAATATTCTGGAGGTCGTTATTCGACCTACATCACTTTGTATGCGACTTTTTGGTAATGTGTTAGGAAGCTATGTGGTTATGAAACTTCTTGAGTTTATATGCCCGGCAGTTCTTCCTATTCCATTCAGTCTGTATTTTGATTTCTTTGACGGATTCATTCAGGCGTATGTATTTGTATTCTTAACTTCTTTATTTATCAAAGAAGCTATTGAATAA
- a CDS encoding alanyl-tRNA editing protein, whose translation MTETRRLYYEDVYKKEFTATVVECREQKKGYAIILDESAFYPEGGGQPSDVGTLGDAKVTEVHEKDGELLHYTDKTLEVGAKVEGKIDWARRFDLMQQHSGEHMVSGIIHEKYGYDNVGFHMGSDVITVDLNGMLDDSQLAEIEREVNERVWEDREVVITYPDAEELKTIDYRSKKELTGQVRIVTFPGVDVCACCGTHVTHTGEIGMVKLLSVVKFHDGIRMEMICGKRVLDYLNMVNEQNHQISMKLSAKMDRTADAVQRLQDENFRMKGQVARMEEEMFRAEAKKWEGAGSVLIFKEGLEADSVRKLADAVMNTCEGCCAVFSRNEDGSYKYAMGEIDGDLRQYTKEMNAALNGRGGGKPFFVQGSVRAAEDEIRNFFEK comes from the coding sequence ATGACAGAAACAAGACGTTTATACTATGAAGATGTATATAAAAAAGAATTCACCGCAACCGTAGTAGAGTGCAGAGAGCAAAAGAAAGGTTATGCTATCATTCTGGATGAGAGTGCTTTTTATCCGGAGGGCGGCGGTCAGCCAAGTGATGTGGGAACACTGGGGGATGCAAAGGTGACAGAGGTTCATGAGAAAGATGGAGAATTACTTCATTATACTGATAAGACTCTGGAAGTGGGTGCGAAGGTTGAGGGAAAGATTGACTGGGCGCGGCGTTTTGACCTGATGCAGCAGCATTCCGGTGAGCATATGGTCAGCGGTATTATCCATGAGAAGTATGGTTATGATAATGTGGGTTTCCATATGGGAAGCGATGTGATTACTGTAGATCTGAATGGTATGCTGGATGACTCGCAGCTTGCAGAAATTGAGCGGGAAGTAAATGAGAGAGTGTGGGAGGATAGGGAAGTTGTGATCACTTATCCTGATGCTGAGGAACTGAAGACTATTGATTACAGAAGTAAGAAAGAATTGACAGGACAGGTTCGTATCGTAACGTTTCCGGGAGTAGACGTATGCGCCTGCTGTGGAACCCATGTGACACATACAGGTGAGATTGGAATGGTGAAGCTTCTTTCTGTAGTGAAATTCCATGATGGTATCCGTATGGAGATGATCTGCGGTAAACGTGTTCTGGATTATCTGAATATGGTGAATGAGCAGAATCATCAGATTTCTATGAAGCTTTCTGCAAAGATGGACAGAACAGCAGATGCAGTACAGCGTTTGCAGGATGAGAATTTCCGTATGAAAGGCCAGGTTGCCCGTATGGAAGAAGAGATGTTTAGGGCAGAAGCTAAGAAATGGGAAGGTGCAGGAAGTGTCCTGATCTTTAAAGAAGGTCTGGAAGCAGATTCTGTACGTAAACTTGCGGATGCAGTGATGAATACCTGTGAGGGCTGCTGTGCAGTATTTTCCAGAAATGAAGATGGAAGCTATAAGTATGCCATGGGCGAGATTGACGGGGATTTACGGCAGTATACAAAGGAAATGAATGCTGCATTAAACGGAAGAGGCGGCGGAAAGCCATTCTTTGTCCAGGGCTCTGTGCGGGCAGCAGAAGACGAAATCCGAAATTTTTTTGAAAAATAA
- a CDS encoding SGNH/GDSL hydrolase family protein translates to MQIICLGDSITDCNHLFEDFPLGNGYVQILSEMFRNQTPSFSISADTVGRSSSAVQLTDKSTGAIHFRNCGIDGFTVTRVLENIHQHRISLHHSPVVTLLIGINDIGLIMNTDRTDSQKEQMMREFATHYNELLDLLTADARQVILMEPFIFPHPEEYETWIPYVHTMSDIIRQLSVRFRLPFLPLHNYFNKEATQSGFDTITTDGIHLTLYGHKLLAEKLFPLLQSIDNNP, encoded by the coding sequence ATGCAAATCATTTGTCTGGGAGACAGCATTACGGACTGTAATCATTTATTTGAAGATTTTCCTCTGGGAAATGGGTATGTACAGATACTCTCAGAAATGTTCCGTAATCAGACTCCTTCTTTCTCCATATCCGCAGATACCGTCGGACGCTCATCAAGCGCTGTACAGTTAACAGATAAATCAACAGGCGCCATACATTTCAGGAACTGTGGCATAGATGGCTTCACTGTGACAAGAGTCCTTGAAAATATCCACCAACACCGTATTTCTTTGCATCACTCTCCTGTTGTAACTCTGCTGATCGGCATCAATGATATCGGTCTGATAATGAACACAGACCGGACGGATTCTCAGAAAGAACAGATGATGAGAGAGTTTGCCACTCATTACAATGAATTATTGGATCTGCTCACTGCAGATGCCAGGCAGGTAATCCTTATGGAACCCTTTATCTTTCCACATCCGGAAGAATATGAGACATGGATTCCCTATGTCCATACCATGTCTGATATTATCCGACAGCTCTCTGTCAGATTCAGACTTCCATTTCTGCCTCTGCATAACTATTTTAATAAGGAAGCAACTCAATCGGGATTTGATACCATAACAACAGACGGGATTCATCTTACCTTGTATGGACATAAGCTTCTGGCCGAGAAACTGTTCCCTCTCCTTCAAAGCATTGATAACAATCCCTGA
- a CDS encoding CidA/LrgA family protein, protein MKYVRQFWIILLISAMGEALHVLIPLPVPASVYGLVIMLIALGTHIIRLEQVKEAAEFLIEIMPVMFIPAGVGLLTAWGILKPVCVPIILITVITTVVVMIVTGRVTQAVIRMDRKKGQKRS, encoded by the coding sequence ATGAAATACGTAAGACAATTCTGGATTATTTTACTGATATCCGCAATGGGAGAGGCATTACATGTTCTGATCCCGCTTCCTGTACCTGCAAGTGTGTACGGACTGGTGATCATGCTGATCGCACTGGGAACACACATTATCAGGCTGGAACAGGTCAAAGAAGCAGCTGAATTTCTCATAGAGATCATGCCGGTTATGTTTATTCCGGCAGGTGTCGGATTACTGACAGCCTGGGGCATACTGAAACCGGTATGTGTGCCGATCATTCTGATCACAGTGATCACCACAGTTGTGGTAATGATTGTGACAGGTCGTGTCACACAGGCAGTTATTCGTATGGACAGAAAGAAAGGACAGAAAAGATCATGA
- a CDS encoding RNA polymerase sigma factor has product MITEKHYLEYLIKQYQNLIYSICLKSVGNPFDAEDLTQEVFLSAYKNLSRFDGNYEKAWLSKIAVRKCLDYLKAAGRRSIPTEDTYFSQIPDRQSSPEDEYMKTAANTHVEALCMQLKSPYKEVAYAHFCKELSVPEIAQQTGKNPKTVQTQLYRARAMLKKMLERGD; this is encoded by the coding sequence ATGATCACAGAAAAGCACTATCTGGAATATCTGATTAAGCAATACCAGAACTTAATATATTCGATCTGCCTGAAATCTGTCGGCAATCCATTTGATGCCGAAGATCTCACTCAGGAAGTCTTTCTGTCTGCCTATAAGAACCTTTCCCGTTTTGATGGTAATTATGAGAAAGCCTGGTTAAGTAAGATCGCTGTCCGAAAGTGTCTGGATTATCTGAAAGCAGCCGGGCGGCGAAGTATTCCAACAGAAGACACCTACTTTTCCCAGATTCCGGACAGGCAATCCTCTCCCGAAGATGAATATATGAAAACTGCAGCCAATACTCACGTAGAAGCATTGTGTATGCAGTTGAAAAGTCCTTACAAAGAAGTCGCTTACGCGCATTTCTGTAAAGAATTATCAGTACCTGAGATTGCACAGCAGACAGGAAAAAATCCGAAAACAGTTCAGACACAGCTCTATCGAGCAAGGGCAATGCTGAAAAAAATGCTTGAAAGGGGTGATTAG
- the atpE gene encoding ATP synthase F0 subunit C: MLVAIGAGIAVLTGIGAGIGIGMATSKAVEAIARQPEAESKISKSLLLGCALAEATAIYGFVIGLLIVIMLG, from the coding sequence ATGTTAGTAGCTATTGGAGCAGGAATCGCAGTTTTAACAGGTATTGGCGCTGGTATCGGTATTGGTATGGCAACATCCAAAGCAGTAGAAGCAATCGCAAGACAGCCGGAAGCAGAAAGCAAGATCAGCAAATCCCTTCTTTTAGGATGTGCCCTTGCCGAGGCAACAGCTATTTACGGTTTCGTTATCGGTCTTCTGATCGTTATCATGCTTGGCTAA
- the atpH gene encoding ATP synthase F1 subunit delta, whose amino-acid sequence MTETSINYAKALYELSVPEEAVLETEKIFRSTPQLKGALENPLVSLKEKEHVIDRVFPQEMKNFLKVTCKYQKISSIYDILEAYGNYSRKQKGILKAVLTYVTKPEEAQKEKMEDFLRREFGAKEVILTLREDKSLIGGFILSAGDKEFDWSLRGRYNNLRQKLTRR is encoded by the coding sequence ATGACGGAAACAAGCATTAATTATGCAAAAGCATTATATGAGCTTTCTGTCCCGGAAGAAGCTGTTTTGGAGACAGAAAAGATTTTCAGGAGTACCCCGCAGTTAAAGGGTGCTCTTGAGAATCCGCTGGTTTCTTTAAAAGAAAAAGAACATGTAATTGACAGGGTATTCCCACAGGAGATGAAAAATTTCCTGAAGGTGACCTGTAAATATCAGAAAATCAGCAGCATTTATGATATCCTGGAAGCATATGGCAATTACAGCCGCAAGCAGAAAGGAATCCTGAAAGCTGTTCTCACATATGTAACAAAACCGGAAGAAGCCCAGAAAGAGAAGATGGAAGATTTCCTTCGCAGGGAATTTGGAGCAAAGGAAGTAATCCTTACTCTCAGAGAAGACAAATCTTTGATCGGAGGCTTCATTCTTTCTGCCGGAGACAAAGAGTTCGACTGGAGTCTCCGCGGACGTTATAACAATTTAAGACAGAAATTGACACGGAGGTGA
- a CDS encoding folate family ECF transporter S component, translating to MQKKQYWNVKTLVFMALLIAMHLVLTRVLVIDLGAYRISVGSVCTILAGLWLGPVAGGVCGLCADIIGCFMKGYAVNPFITVAAILWGVLPALAKPLFANRKKTGKTVGICVSIVVTAVLSSLVLTTAGLVIMLGYNFYAIMPGRLVQFAIMIPIYCVLTCLLYFSPLTAMVVGNTSPAVLKNKTV from the coding sequence ATGCAGAAAAAACAATATTGGAACGTAAAAACATTGGTGTTCATGGCTCTTCTGATCGCCATGCATCTGGTACTCACACGAGTTCTGGTCATTGATCTTGGTGCGTACCGTATTTCTGTGGGAAGTGTATGTACAATCCTTGCAGGTCTGTGGCTTGGCCCGGTAGCTGGTGGTGTCTGTGGATTATGTGCGGATATTATCGGGTGCTTTATGAAAGGCTATGCTGTAAATCCGTTTATCACAGTTGCAGCAATCCTCTGGGGTGTGCTTCCTGCCCTTGCAAAACCATTATTTGCAAACAGAAAGAAAACAGGAAAGACAGTTGGTATCTGCGTATCTATCGTGGTAACTGCAGTTCTCAGCTCTCTGGTGCTTACAACAGCAGGACTTGTGATCATGCTTGGATATAATTTCTATGCGATCATGCCCGGAAGACTGGTACAGTTTGCAATTATGATCCCGATTTACTGTGTATTAACATGTCTGCTGTATTTCAGCCCGCTGACAGCGATGGTTGTAGGTAATACATCACCTGCAGTGCTGAAAAACAAAACAGTATAA
- a CDS encoding amidohydrolase family protein, whose product MFGECHAHIIMDGVNYRHAVDMHKNGPDDKIIREHLKAYQERGIVFVRDGGDALGVSARAKELAPEYGIDYRTPIFAIHKEGHYGSIVGKGFATMVEFHKRVLEAKQAGADFIKIMTTGILDFNEHGAITGTPLDGSEVKEMVHIAHEEGMAVMSHTNGDCGVQAAVAAGVDSLEHGNYMNEESLTMLAESDTVWVPTLVTVRNLLGDGRYDDETLKPIIESAEENIRKAFRLGIKTAPGSDAGAYRVLHGKGIRDEVQSFAEILGDQDAAYRWLAEGEAEIKKKFTHPVP is encoded by the coding sequence ATGTTTGGAGAATGTCATGCGCATATCATTATGGATGGCGTGAATTACCGCCATGCAGTTGATATGCATAAAAATGGACCGGACGACAAGATCATAAGAGAGCATCTGAAAGCATACCAGGAACGGGGAATTGTTTTTGTACGTGATGGCGGTGATGCGCTGGGTGTTTCTGCAAGAGCGAAAGAGCTTGCACCAGAGTATGGGATAGATTACAGAACTCCGATATTTGCCATTCATAAAGAAGGGCATTATGGCTCGATTGTGGGAAAAGGTTTTGCCACAATGGTGGAATTTCATAAGCGTGTTCTGGAGGCGAAACAGGCAGGGGCAGATTTTATTAAGATCATGACTACCGGGATTCTGGATTTTAATGAACATGGAGCGATTACCGGAACACCTCTGGATGGGTCAGAGGTAAAGGAAATGGTACATATTGCACATGAGGAAGGTATGGCTGTCATGTCCCATACCAACGGAGATTGCGGAGTACAGGCAGCGGTGGCTGCCGGAGTGGATAGTCTGGAGCATGGAAACTATATGAATGAAGAAAGCCTTACCATGCTGGCGGAGAGTGATACAGTCTGGGTTCCGACTCTGGTTACAGTGAGAAATCTTCTGGGAGACGGACGTTATGATGATGAGACTCTGAAACCAATCATAGAATCTGCAGAAGAGAATATCAGAAAAGCATTCCGGCTGGGAATAAAAACAGCCCCCGGAAGTGATGCGGGGGCTTACAGAGTTCTTCATGGAAAAGGAATTCGGGATGAAGTTCAGTCTTTTGCAGAAATCCTGGGAGATCAGGATGCTGCATACCGCTGGCTTGCGGAAGGTGAAGCGGAAATCAAGAAGAAATTTACGCATCCTGTACCTTAA
- a CDS encoding biotin--[acetyl-CoA-carboxylase] ligase, which yields MTVKSSLLEMLEKNKGEVLSGESIAGELGCTRAAVWKAVKSLREEGYHIEAGPNKGYMLAKDTNRLSQEGIRLFLDDPKVKIDIYDELESTNQTAKKEAMMGEAGHGTFVIARSQTAGRGRRGREFYSPADTGLYMSVILKPQGTIHDSLLITTAAAVAVYRAVAQLCGIQLDIKWVNDLFYKGKKVCGILTEAVTDFESGNIEFVVVGMGLNLYLDQENLPQKLRSIAGALYETKEDAEQTDRNKLTAMIVNELRKETADLKLSPDYVTHNMIPGHQITITDGNSSRQAFALEICRDGRLKVREEDGQETILSFGEVSVSM from the coding sequence ATGACTGTAAAATCAAGTCTTTTGGAAATGCTGGAGAAGAATAAAGGAGAAGTGCTTTCCGGTGAGAGCATTGCCGGTGAGTTGGGATGTACCAGGGCAGCAGTGTGGAAGGCAGTAAAGTCGCTCCGGGAAGAAGGATATCATATAGAAGCAGGACCGAATAAAGGATATATGCTTGCGAAGGATACGAACCGTCTGTCGCAGGAGGGAATCCGCCTGTTTCTGGATGATCCGAAGGTTAAGATAGATATTTATGATGAACTGGAATCTACGAACCAGACTGCCAAGAAAGAAGCTATGATGGGAGAGGCCGGACATGGGACATTTGTCATTGCCAGGAGCCAGACTGCAGGCAGGGGGCGCAGAGGCCGGGAATTCTATTCTCCTGCAGATACAGGTCTTTACATGAGTGTGATCCTGAAGCCACAGGGAACCATACATGACAGTCTGCTGATCACAACTGCGGCAGCAGTGGCAGTCTACAGAGCAGTTGCTCAGCTCTGTGGAATCCAGCTTGATATTAAATGGGTTAATGATCTGTTTTATAAAGGAAAGAAAGTCTGTGGAATCCTCACAGAGGCTGTCACAGATTTTGAGAGTGGAAATATTGAGTTTGTGGTAGTTGGCATGGGATTGAACCTCTATCTGGACCAGGAGAACCTGCCGCAGAAATTAAGAAGTATAGCAGGAGCCCTTTATGAGACAAAAGAAGATGCGGAACAGACTGACCGTAATAAACTGACTGCAATGATCGTGAACGAGTTGAGAAAAGAAACAGCAGATCTGAAATTATCTCCGGATTATGTGACACATAACATGATCCCGGGACATCAGATCACAATTACAGACGGAAACTCTTCCAGACAGGCATTTGCATTGGAGATATGCAGGGACGGACGGCTGAAAGTACGGGAAGAAGATGGACAGGAGACAATATTGTCCTTTGGAGAAGTTTCGGTATCCATGTGA